The following proteins are encoded in a genomic region of Alistipes shahii WAL 8301:
- a CDS encoding TonB-dependent receptor, with product MKLKVLLILMLAAVTFTSYAQDGGIRGKVVSRNGRVALSNVQVKIESLGLTAMTDKDGNFIFENLPAGSYTVLFSTPDFEDLNLMVRVGNEHVQDLKSVIIVPSGQSAVLDDAVFAEFDSDSSSSDTQVLPSSLSSSKDLFNNIASYRFSEMRFNVRGYDSQYSDIYLNGIRFNDAMTGYGPWSLWSGLNDATRNQENYTGLEASDFGIGGIGGMTNVNARASQMRKGFRVSVSNGNQMYRFRAMVSYGSGQLDNGWSYAFSVGTRQGGNGYVDGVYYNSYSYFASAEKLFGQNHRLALTLLASPSERGAQQASTDEAYALFGNNYYNPNVGYQAGKLRNSRVRNTHEPIVMLNYTWDMSENTRLNAATSLRFGRNGYSALTWNAGADPRGDYYRYMPNSDKTQIVPGITTDETIYFYAMDGAIAKGVWDGMLDYDKFFQTNMRNIDTDPVLSKLMGNNSRSNYMIEERHTDQLDYNLAVNVQHNMRHNMRIVGGANLRVNRTNYYSEIKDLLGGDYWYDIDKFAERDMASAEAYQNDLDYYWATGHARIARVGDKYGYYYRAHLLETNAWANYTWGIGGFSLGVSGSVGYSNMYREGMWRKGLFPNDSKGDSKKLDYLTYDAKLALGYKFSGAHSIEANVAYMQQAPKFATAFVSPRTRNTTTPGLKAEKVFGADLTYNLNLPYIKARLSGYYTTIEDQSKVISFYDDTRSSFTNFAMSGIDKRYYGVELGLSVPVWNGLSVVGALSWGDYTYTSNPNFVQTVDNVDKIVLKDKVNWDGYHVESSPQLAFNIGLDYRGPRNWFAGVNFNYYDNIYLSMNPMYRTATAIKYYTNVLTSNTATNAQKASALSSIKTLRKQEKFDSAYTLSANIGKNWYIHRVYMLGFSLEVKNILNDQDIRTGGYEQMRMSKVRGEGGEQIYGRFPSKYFYLFGTTYYLNVYFRF from the coding sequence ATGAAACTCAAAGTTCTACTTATTCTGATGCTCGCCGCCGTGACCTTCACGTCCTATGCGCAGGACGGAGGCATCCGCGGTAAGGTGGTTTCGCGCAACGGTCGCGTGGCCTTGAGCAATGTACAGGTGAAGATCGAATCGCTGGGTCTGACGGCCATGACCGACAAGGACGGCAACTTCATCTTCGAGAATCTTCCTGCGGGCAGCTACACGGTGCTCTTCTCTACGCCCGACTTCGAGGACCTCAACCTGATGGTCCGCGTGGGCAATGAGCATGTGCAGGACCTCAAGTCGGTGATCATCGTGCCGTCGGGGCAGAGTGCGGTTCTGGACGACGCCGTTTTCGCCGAATTCGACAGCGACTCCTCGTCGTCGGACACGCAGGTGCTGCCTTCGTCGCTCTCTTCGTCGAAGGACCTCTTCAACAACATCGCATCGTACCGTTTCAGCGAGATGCGTTTCAACGTCCGCGGCTACGATTCGCAGTACTCGGACATCTACCTGAACGGCATCCGCTTCAACGACGCCATGACGGGCTACGGTCCCTGGTCGCTGTGGAGCGGACTGAACGACGCGACGCGTAACCAGGAGAACTACACGGGCCTCGAAGCGTCGGATTTCGGCATCGGCGGCATCGGCGGCATGACCAACGTCAACGCCCGCGCCTCGCAGATGCGCAAGGGATTCCGCGTGAGCGTGTCGAACGGCAACCAGATGTACCGTTTCCGTGCGATGGTTTCCTACGGCTCGGGACAGTTGGACAACGGCTGGTCGTACGCCTTCTCGGTGGGAACCCGCCAGGGCGGCAACGGCTATGTGGACGGCGTTTACTACAACTCCTATTCCTATTTCGCTTCGGCCGAGAAGCTTTTCGGACAGAACCACCGCCTTGCGTTGACGCTGCTGGCTTCGCCTTCGGAGCGCGGCGCGCAGCAGGCTTCGACCGACGAGGCTTACGCCCTGTTCGGCAACAACTACTACAACCCCAATGTGGGTTACCAGGCCGGCAAGCTCCGCAACTCGCGCGTGCGCAACACCCACGAGCCGATCGTGATGTTGAACTATACGTGGGACATGTCGGAGAACACGCGTCTGAACGCCGCCACGTCGCTGCGTTTCGGCAGGAACGGCTATTCGGCCCTGACGTGGAACGCCGGAGCGGACCCCCGCGGCGACTACTACCGCTATATGCCGAATTCGGATAAGACGCAGATCGTGCCGGGCATAACCACCGACGAGACGATCTATTTTTACGCGATGGATGGCGCCATAGCGAAAGGCGTGTGGGACGGTATGCTCGACTACGACAAATTCTTCCAGACGAATATGCGGAATATCGACACCGATCCGGTGCTGTCCAAACTGATGGGCAATAACAGTCGTTCGAACTACATGATCGAGGAGCGTCACACCGACCAGCTGGACTACAACCTGGCGGTCAACGTGCAGCATAACATGCGCCACAACATGCGCATCGTCGGCGGCGCCAACCTGCGCGTCAACCGCACGAATTACTACTCGGAGATCAAGGACCTGCTGGGCGGCGACTATTGGTATGACATCGACAAGTTCGCCGAGCGCGACATGGCCAGCGCCGAGGCTTACCAGAACGACCTGGATTACTACTGGGCTACGGGGCACGCCCGCATTGCCCGTGTCGGCGACAAGTACGGTTACTACTACCGGGCGCACCTGCTCGAAACCAATGCCTGGGCCAACTACACGTGGGGCATCGGCGGTTTCTCGCTGGGCGTCTCCGGATCGGTCGGCTACTCGAACATGTACCGCGAGGGCATGTGGCGCAAGGGATTGTTCCCCAACGATTCGAAAGGCGATTCGAAGAAACTCGACTACCTGACCTACGATGCGAAACTTGCGCTGGGCTACAAGTTCTCTGGAGCGCATTCGATCGAGGCCAATGTGGCTTACATGCAGCAGGCGCCCAAGTTCGCGACGGCATTCGTGTCGCCCCGTACGCGCAACACGACCACGCCGGGGCTGAAGGCCGAGAAGGTGTTCGGCGCAGACCTCACCTACAACCTCAACCTGCCCTACATCAAGGCGCGTCTTTCGGGATACTATACGACGATCGAGGACCAGTCGAAGGTCATCTCGTTCTACGACGATACCCGCAGTTCGTTCACCAACTTCGCCATGAGCGGCATCGACAAACGCTACTACGGCGTTGAGTTGGGCCTTTCGGTTCCCGTATGGAACGGCCTCTCGGTCGTGGGTGCCTTGAGCTGGGGCGACTATACCTATACGTCGAATCCCAACTTCGTGCAGACGGTTGACAACGTGGACAAGATCGTACTGAAAGATAAGGTCAACTGGGACGGTTATCATGTGGAAAGCTCGCCGCAGCTGGCTTTCAACATCGGTCTCGACTACCGCGGACCGCGCAACTGGTTCGCCGGTGTGAACTTCAACTACTACGACAACATCTATCTTTCGATGAACCCGATGTACCGTACGGCTACCGCCATTAAGTATTATACGAATGTGCTGACTTCCAATACGGCCACCAATGCGCAGAAGGCATCGGCCCTCTCGTCGATCAAGACCCTCCGCAAGCAGGAGAAGTTTGACAGCGCATATACGTTGAGCGCCAATATCGGCAAGAACTGGTATATCCACCGGGTCTACATGCTGGGCTTCAGCCTCGAGGTGAAGAACATCCTCAACGATCAGGACATCCGCACGGGCGGTTACGAGCAGATGCGTATGAGCAAGGTCCGCGGCGAGGGCGGCGAGCAGATTTACGGCCGCTTCCCCTCGAAGTATTTCTACCTGTTCGGTACGACCTATTACCTGAATGTCTATTTCCGTTTCTAA
- a CDS encoding DNA/RNA non-specific endonuclease produces MLKIKQIGMLLVTMSAMLVLFAGCGDKDDGGDKESLATLVAETVSSSTTTNKISTQGPSGITFEATIVSQGGDAEWCSFDLNKQVSSAGGNVGDPAYLYLDKNNSDDDRTARIDVTYTNGYSTSLTLTQRAAGFIDYDRSWGEQPEYRSDDAYIYKTYYATFVSNQFFPGGKLRNYSVCYDVDRHISHWVAYPIFKKVYETPVLSRVNDFNYDPNDQLPVIPTRDQQYIGTGGNGRGYGAGGYDRGHMLPQASRYNNYEPNRMTYYGTNMMPQNSTLNQNIWASLEGKVRGWGGLQTYDTLYVVTGAAFKSTKTIDNANGPIAVPSHCWKVLLRQRGNQNRQISQFKADELKAIGFVFTNDDAGAATSIESAVRSVKEIEELTGFKFFRNLDPAVADAVKSQKNLADW; encoded by the coding sequence ATGTTGAAAATTAAACAGATAGGCATGCTGCTCGTGACGATGTCGGCGATGCTTGTCCTGTTTGCGGGATGCGGCGACAAGGACGACGGGGGCGACAAGGAGTCCCTCGCGACGCTCGTTGCAGAGACCGTGAGCAGTTCAACCACAACGAACAAGATTTCGACCCAAGGCCCGTCGGGCATCACCTTCGAGGCGACGATCGTCTCGCAGGGCGGGGATGCGGAGTGGTGTTCGTTCGATTTGAATAAGCAGGTATCCTCCGCCGGCGGAAACGTCGGGGACCCGGCCTACCTCTATTTGGACAAAAACAATTCCGACGACGACCGCACGGCGCGGATCGACGTAACCTATACCAACGGTTATTCCACCTCCCTGACGCTGACGCAGAGGGCCGCGGGCTTCATCGACTACGACCGTTCGTGGGGCGAGCAGCCCGAATATCGTTCCGACGACGCTTATATCTATAAGACCTATTATGCGACGTTTGTGAGCAATCAGTTCTTTCCGGGCGGAAAACTGCGCAACTATTCGGTATGCTACGATGTCGACCGGCATATTTCGCATTGGGTGGCTTATCCGATCTTCAAGAAGGTCTACGAAACGCCCGTTTTGAGCCGGGTCAACGATTTCAATTACGATCCCAATGACCAGCTGCCCGTGATTCCCACCCGCGACCAGCAATACATCGGGACAGGCGGCAACGGCCGCGGTTACGGTGCAGGGGGTTACGACCGCGGGCACATGCTTCCGCAGGCTTCGCGTTACAACAATTACGAGCCGAACCGGATGACTTACTACGGCACCAACATGATGCCCCAGAACAGCACGCTGAATCAGAATATCTGGGCCTCGCTGGAGGGCAAAGTCCGTGGCTGGGGAGGCTTGCAGACCTACGATACGCTCTATGTGGTGACGGGAGCCGCTTTCAAGAGCACGAAGACCATCGACAATGCCAACGGACCGATCGCCGTGCCGTCGCATTGCTGGAAAGTGCTGCTGCGCCAGCGGGGCAACCAGAACCGGCAGATCTCTCAATTCAAGGCGGATGAACTGAAAGCCATCGGCTTCGTGTTCACCAACGATGACGCCGGAGCCGCCACGTCGATCGAATCGGCTGTCCGTTCGGTGAAGGAGATCGAGGAGCTGACGGGCTTCAAGTTCTTCCGCAACCTCGACCCGGCCGTGGCCGATGCGGTGAAAAGCCAGAAGAACCTCGCCGACTGGTAG
- a CDS encoding DUF5689 domain-containing protein — protein sequence MKSLKIALAALVGLVAVSCYNDFDTPAPQKLYVDDDMAAMGLTRITIAEVKEKFGPISNTGTNDNFSTTKTLKFGTRTSEEAKFDGLMEWPEASKYYIKGKVISSDRQGNIYKSLYIYDGTAGIELKLYNGLYLDFLLDLASKPIKSQWVYVRLDGLYLGNYRMMLSIGGAPSDGINTAGNHKFYANSNLDNPKVAALNVFRGEYTTLDDSDIKEVDGSNYTSLGEADLGRLVRFNKIKIRYAGVKNQDGVTPPNLKNGGNANPYPSWIVTDWGTPIFGAWYRWAYNNSEQNIRLYGSVLMSYNDAAEYTSDPGVYGIRTSGYSQFAMKPIPKDGTEGTVLGIYGIYAKKSDFTGGSEDWAQYQISVSRIEDLGFPPESLLSEEWIRANTPASSLTPPVKNGGDDYEGD from the coding sequence ATGAAAAGTCTTAAAATAGCATTGGCGGCTCTCGTCGGTCTGGTGGCCGTGAGCTGCTACAACGATTTCGACACTCCGGCTCCGCAGAAACTCTATGTGGACGACGATATGGCCGCAATGGGGCTTACTCGGATCACCATTGCCGAAGTGAAGGAAAAATTTGGTCCGATCTCCAATACGGGAACCAACGACAATTTCTCCACGACCAAGACCCTCAAGTTCGGAACCCGCACGTCCGAGGAGGCCAAGTTCGACGGCCTCATGGAGTGGCCCGAGGCTTCGAAATACTACATCAAGGGCAAGGTGATCAGCAGCGACCGTCAGGGCAATATCTACAAGTCGCTCTATATCTACGACGGCACGGCCGGTATCGAGCTGAAGCTTTACAACGGCCTTTATCTCGACTTCCTGCTCGACCTGGCTTCGAAGCCGATCAAGAGCCAGTGGGTCTACGTGCGTCTCGACGGTCTCTATCTGGGTAACTACCGCATGATGCTTTCGATCGGAGGCGCTCCCTCGGACGGTATCAACACGGCCGGCAACCACAAGTTCTACGCCAACTCGAACCTCGACAACCCGAAGGTCGCCGCCCTGAACGTCTTCCGCGGCGAATACACGACGCTCGACGACTCGGACATCAAGGAGGTCGACGGTTCGAACTACACGTCGCTCGGCGAGGCCGATCTGGGCCGGCTGGTGCGTTTCAACAAGATCAAGATCCGCTATGCGGGTGTGAAGAATCAGGACGGCGTGACGCCTCCGAACCTCAAAAACGGCGGAAATGCGAATCCCTATCCGAGCTGGATCGTGACCGACTGGGGAACGCCCATCTTCGGCGCGTGGTATCGCTGGGCCTACAACAACAGCGAGCAGAATATCCGTCTCTACGGTTCGGTGCTGATGAGCTACAACGATGCGGCGGAGTACACTTCGGACCCGGGCGTTTACGGCATCCGTACGAGCGGTTACAGCCAGTTCGCCATGAAGCCCATCCCGAAGGACGGCACGGAGGGTACGGTGCTGGGCATCTACGGCATCTATGCGAAGAAGAGCGATTTCACGGGAGGTTCGGAGGACTGGGCGCAGTACCAGATCTCGGTGAGCCGTATCGAGGACCTCGGCTTCCCGCCCGAGTCGCTGCTTTCCGAGGAGTGGATCAGGGCCAATACGCCCGCCTCGTCGCTGACGCCTCCCGTGAAGAACGGCGGCGATGATTACGAGGGTGACTGA
- a CDS encoding BACON domain-containing protein: MKVVNFWKTLFCAALAVTAFSACSDDDEEGGYSGMPEITVNGGESVTVAGKLEGGKLEQTVEVVSKGDWTLTFKNSGDSQWVTPSAMSGKTGTTQLTFTLGQASGERSAILVLTASSTVEGFPLTDEATITVVQSDSDVPTGNALYSENCGTKVEKVDGYWPYVDKFEGWTRGGSLDQKAVTYTGNSASVANSGKVFDPAEDETTVVTGPPYVSMNKSTSVFNINDINIASNTNFTFTFTAAQQINYSNGVVLGDMTDETIRFSVSTDGSSYAPVALKVKKVASGYWYLCTAEFKLPAGVSTDKIWVRFDGYAGLENHGLRIDDFKLYEGGNGSELVVPSVDYTKGTVAEAIAAGAGKNYEVAATVVAMHTQGILIGDASGVMLAFLGEAPAVAVNDAVTVKGTTELRNGVIQFGKEGLSVAKTGTGSYNTPAPEVMDGTAVTAYIATALENKAVYKYVKYNGEFTVSGNYYNVVIAGTTTKGSVAYGKSEWASFNGKPVTVEGWLLGGTANYLQTMATSVTVDSSTPIVKISAPQQFAATSPVAQTLNYTVTNTTASAVTFAIEGTNVDKFSLGAKTDNTIVVSAKGDNTDKTAYTANLVAKVAGATVATVALKQAAPTSGSGYAKIEKVADLKEGTGYLAGLVNGKYQTWTGVLTNKQCETVPYSYTEATGAFVADDAAGAEISLVAVSGVSNAYYIKYGEKYLTVGAAGKNQLVLADSAGDNYWTFTDDTDGVKATAKAFASIMMTSTGAMSKYIRSYATMNTSGVAGVVFFLAK; the protein is encoded by the coding sequence ATGAAAGTAGTAAATTTTTGGAAGACATTGTTCTGTGCAGCGCTGGCCGTGACGGCTTTTAGCGCATGTTCGGACGATGACGAAGAGGGCGGTTATTCGGGCATGCCCGAAATTACCGTGAACGGCGGCGAGTCGGTGACTGTCGCCGGGAAACTCGAGGGCGGCAAGCTCGAACAGACGGTCGAGGTCGTTTCGAAAGGCGACTGGACCCTGACATTCAAGAACTCCGGGGATTCGCAGTGGGTTACTCCCAGCGCGATGTCGGGCAAGACCGGTACGACGCAGCTTACCTTCACGCTGGGTCAGGCTTCGGGAGAGCGCAGCGCAATCCTTGTTCTGACCGCCAGCTCCACGGTCGAGGGCTTCCCGCTTACGGACGAGGCTACGATCACGGTCGTACAGAGCGACAGCGATGTTCCGACGGGTAACGCTCTTTACAGCGAGAACTGCGGCACGAAGGTCGAGAAAGTCGATGGCTACTGGCCTTATGTGGACAAGTTCGAAGGTTGGACCCGCGGCGGTTCGCTCGATCAGAAGGCCGTTACTTACACCGGCAACAGCGCTTCGGTAGCCAACAGCGGCAAGGTTTTCGATCCTGCCGAGGATGAAACGACGGTAGTTACGGGTCCTCCCTATGTTTCGATGAACAAATCGACTTCGGTTTTCAACATCAATGACATCAATATCGCATCGAACACCAATTTCACCTTCACGTTTACTGCCGCTCAACAGATTAACTATTCCAATGGCGTAGTGCTGGGCGACATGACGGATGAAACGATTCGGTTCTCGGTGTCTACCGATGGTTCGAGCTATGCTCCCGTTGCTCTGAAAGTCAAAAAAGTCGCTTCCGGCTACTGGTATCTCTGCACCGCCGAATTCAAACTGCCCGCCGGTGTTTCGACCGACAAGATCTGGGTTCGTTTCGACGGCTATGCAGGACTTGAAAACCACGGTCTGCGTATCGACGACTTCAAACTTTATGAAGGCGGCAACGGTTCGGAACTCGTCGTTCCTTCGGTGGATTATACGAAGGGTACGGTTGCCGAGGCTATCGCAGCCGGAGCCGGCAAGAACTACGAGGTCGCCGCTACGGTCGTAGCCATGCACACGCAGGGTATCCTGATCGGCGATGCGTCGGGTGTCATGCTGGCGTTCCTTGGCGAGGCTCCTGCGGTAGCTGTTAACGATGCCGTTACCGTTAAGGGAACGACCGAATTGCGGAATGGCGTCATTCAGTTCGGCAAGGAGGGTCTTTCGGTCGCCAAGACCGGCACGGGCAGCTATAACACGCCTGCTCCCGAGGTGATGGACGGCACGGCTGTCACGGCCTATATCGCAACGGCCTTGGAAAATAAGGCTGTGTACAAGTATGTGAAATACAACGGTGAGTTTACTGTCAGCGGCAACTATTACAATGTCGTTATCGCCGGTACGACCACGAAAGGCTCTGTTGCCTATGGCAAATCGGAGTGGGCGTCGTTTAATGGCAAACCGGTGACTGTCGAAGGCTGGCTGCTCGGCGGTACGGCCAACTATCTCCAGACGATGGCTACGTCGGTGACGGTCGATTCTTCGACGCCGATTGTTAAAATCTCCGCTCCCCAGCAGTTCGCTGCAACCTCTCCCGTGGCTCAAACGCTCAACTATACGGTTACCAACACGACGGCTTCGGCTGTAACGTTCGCAATCGAGGGTACGAATGTCGACAAGTTCTCGCTCGGCGCCAAGACTGATAACACCATCGTCGTAAGCGCGAAAGGCGACAACACGGATAAGACAGCCTATACGGCCAATCTGGTTGCCAAAGTTGCCGGTGCGACGGTTGCAACGGTTGCTCTGAAGCAGGCTGCGCCTACGAGCGGTTCTGGCTATGCGAAGATTGAAAAGGTTGCCGATCTGAAAGAAGGAACGGGCTATCTGGCAGGCCTTGTTAATGGTAAATATCAGACTTGGACAGGAGTACTTACCAATAAGCAGTGTGAGACAGTTCCTTATTCATATACCGAGGCAACGGGTGCATTTGTTGCTGATGATGCCGCAGGTGCAGAGATTTCACTTGTAGCTGTAAGCGGTGTTTCTAATGCTTATTATATTAAGTATGGTGAAAAATATCTGACAGTTGGTGCTGCCGGTAAGAATCAACTTGTATTGGCTGATTCTGCGGGCGATAACTATTGGACGTTTACTGATGACACTGATGGTGTTAAGGCAACCGCAAAAGCATTTGCGTCTATTATGATGACATCGACTGGAGCTATGTCGAAATATATTCGGTCGTATGCGACGATGAATACGTCTGGTGTTGCCGGTGTTGTATTCTTCCTGGCAAAATAA
- a CDS encoding LTA synthase family protein yields the protein MQKSIRLVSGLYLKLSLLTVAVGLVLRVVLLFNEQTTSLAFSFGEWCEVFLLGAVNDFCAATAGFIFLWLFMLSVSRTKYKKPWGYILLALLVAAFCYVAFFNTIFDEYGSVAPQIALYVLGYWAGSFALRLFLPGFRSHWTTVWFALFIVVYVGAIIFNGISEYFFWSEFGVRYNFIAVDYLVYTNEVVGNIMESYPVIPMTLGIVVVTLLVTWYFFRSELVQTECLKGWRWKAVIGPAYVAALFAAIGLLNFNTRFQDSDNVYVNELQANGLYKFYDAFVKNTLDYEQFYLTRPEAEAEAFVHGVYQSTGDNLHAVRAEGEEIRRNIVLITMESMSASYMERFGNTERITPALDSLYKLGLAFDRVYATGNRTVRGLEAVTLSLPPCPGQSIIKRPNNAGMHSAGALLRDKGYNVTYFYGGNSYFDNMETFFSGNGYDIVDQKSYKPEEITFANIWGVCDEDAYRKVIRTLNEETRSGKPFFAHVMTVSNHRPFTYPAGRIRIPNDSKSRAGGVLYSDYSLGRFFAEAARQPWFENTIFLVTADHCASSAGRTEIPLQKYHIPALILAPGLIEPGVVDGIVSQIDLMPTLLSLLNMSYDSHFYGRSIFDPAYVNRAFIATYQDLGYLEGDTFTILSPVRRFEQYRVVPTEENPHHLETMERKDAMQVDRAIGYYQTSCKWNKR from the coding sequence ATGCAAAAAAGTATTCGGCTGGTCTCCGGCCTCTATCTCAAACTGTCGCTGCTGACCGTCGCCGTCGGCCTCGTGCTGCGCGTCGTACTGCTTTTCAACGAGCAGACCACCTCACTCGCCTTCTCATTCGGCGAATGGTGCGAAGTCTTCCTGCTGGGCGCCGTGAACGATTTCTGCGCCGCGACGGCGGGATTCATTTTCCTCTGGCTCTTCATGTTGAGCGTTTCGCGCACCAAGTACAAAAAGCCGTGGGGCTACATCCTCCTCGCCCTGCTCGTGGCGGCGTTCTGCTACGTGGCGTTCTTCAACACGATCTTCGACGAATACGGAAGCGTCGCGCCGCAAATCGCCCTCTATGTGCTGGGCTACTGGGCCGGCAGCTTCGCACTGCGGCTCTTCCTGCCCGGATTCCGCAGCCACTGGACCACGGTGTGGTTCGCCCTCTTCATCGTCGTCTACGTGGGCGCCATCATCTTCAACGGCATCAGCGAATATTTCTTCTGGAGCGAATTCGGCGTCCGCTACAACTTCATCGCCGTCGATTACCTGGTCTACACCAACGAGGTGGTGGGCAACATCATGGAGTCCTACCCCGTCATTCCGATGACGCTGGGCATCGTCGTCGTGACGCTGCTCGTGACGTGGTACTTCTTCCGCAGCGAACTCGTGCAGACCGAATGCCTGAAAGGCTGGAGGTGGAAAGCCGTAATCGGACCGGCCTACGTCGCGGCGCTGTTCGCCGCGATCGGGCTGCTGAACTTCAACACCCGCTTCCAGGACAGCGACAACGTCTACGTCAACGAATTGCAGGCCAACGGACTCTACAAGTTCTACGACGCCTTCGTCAAGAACACGCTCGACTACGAACAGTTCTACCTCACGCGTCCCGAAGCCGAGGCCGAAGCCTTCGTGCACGGGGTCTACCAAAGCACGGGCGACAACCTGCACGCCGTGCGCGCCGAAGGGGAGGAGATCCGCCGCAACATCGTGCTGATCACCATGGAGAGCATGAGCGCCTCGTACATGGAGCGGTTCGGCAACACGGAACGGATCACGCCCGCACTCGACTCGCTCTACAAACTGGGACTGGCGTTCGACCGCGTATACGCCACGGGCAACCGCACGGTGCGCGGCCTGGAGGCCGTGACGCTCTCGCTGCCGCCCTGCCCGGGCCAGAGCATCATCAAGCGTCCGAACAACGCCGGAATGCACTCCGCGGGAGCCTTGCTGCGCGACAAGGGATACAACGTGACCTATTTCTACGGCGGAAACAGCTATTTCGACAACATGGAGACCTTCTTCTCGGGCAACGGATACGACATCGTCGACCAGAAAAGCTACAAGCCCGAAGAGATCACCTTCGCCAACATCTGGGGCGTCTGCGACGAAGACGCCTACCGGAAGGTCATCCGCACGCTCAACGAGGAGACCCGCAGCGGCAAGCCGTTCTTCGCCCATGTGATGACCGTCAGCAACCACCGCCCCTTCACCTACCCCGCCGGACGAATCCGCATTCCCAACGACTCGAAGAGCCGCGCCGGAGGCGTGCTTTACAGCGACTATTCGCTGGGACGGTTCTTCGCCGAAGCAGCCAGGCAGCCGTGGTTCGAAAACACGATCTTCCTCGTCACGGCCGATCACTGCGCTTCGAGCGCCGGCCGCACCGAGATTCCGTTGCAGAAATACCACATCCCGGCGCTGATCCTCGCCCCCGGGCTTATCGAACCCGGAGTGGTCGACGGCATCGTCTCGCAGATCGACCTGATGCCCACCCTGCTGTCGCTGCTCAACATGAGCTACGACTCGCATTTCTACGGCCGCAGCATCTTCGACCCGGCATATGTCAACCGCGCGTTCATCGCCACCTATCAGGACCTCGGCTACCTCGAAGGCGACACCTTCACGATTCTGTCGCCCGTGCGCCGCTTCGAGCAGTACCGCGTGGTTCCCACCGAGGAGAATCCCCACCACCTCGAAACGATGGAGCGGAAGGACGCCATGCAGGTCGACCGCGCGATCGGCTACTACCAGACCTCCTGCAAATGGAACAAGCGGTAG
- a CDS encoding endonuclease/exonuclease/phosphatase family protein → MKRIFLTGLFASLIAVACFAQKPYKVVFYNFENLFDTIHDPGVLDEEFTPEGPKKWNSAKYTRKIGNLERVLFDIAAEDKDYPVVIGVSEIENRSVMEDVIAQPKLAPGNYRIVHYDSPDARGVDVAFYYRPDVFKLEGSAAIPFKMPELPNFRTRDFVTMWGTIDSEPFFFLVSHWPSRLGGKEASAPKRLAAAKQVKHIVDSVTAANPATKVVVMGDLNDDATDDSIVEGLNAKGKIKEVGKGDMFNPFIGLLKAGYGTLAYRDEWNLFDNIIVSENLATGSTGSLKIQPAGNSKFYGGIFRRPYMIQKEGQYKGYPLRTFVGNDFQGGFSDHFPVYIYIAK, encoded by the coding sequence ATGAAGAGAATCTTTTTGACAGGACTGTTTGCCTCGCTGATCGCGGTGGCATGCTTCGCGCAGAAGCCCTACAAAGTGGTCTTCTACAACTTCGAGAACCTGTTCGACACCATTCACGATCCCGGCGTCCTCGATGAGGAGTTCACGCCCGAAGGACCCAAGAAGTGGAACTCGGCCAAGTACACCAGGAAAATCGGGAACCTCGAACGGGTGTTGTTCGACATCGCCGCCGAGGATAAGGATTATCCCGTGGTGATCGGCGTTTCGGAGATCGAGAACCGCTCGGTGATGGAGGATGTGATCGCGCAGCCGAAACTCGCGCCCGGCAACTACCGCATCGTGCATTACGATTCGCCCGACGCACGCGGCGTCGACGTGGCGTTCTACTACCGTCCCGACGTTTTCAAGCTGGAGGGAAGCGCCGCCATTCCGTTCAAGATGCCGGAACTGCCCAACTTCAGGACGCGTGATTTCGTCACGATGTGGGGCACGATCGACAGCGAGCCGTTCTTCTTCCTCGTGAGCCACTGGCCTTCGCGTCTGGGCGGCAAGGAGGCTTCGGCCCCCAAGCGTCTGGCTGCCGCCAAGCAGGTGAAGCACATCGTCGACTCGGTGACCGCCGCCAACCCGGCCACGAAGGTGGTCGTCATGGGCGACCTGAACGACGATGCCACGGATGACAGCATCGTCGAGGGCCTCAACGCCAAGGGCAAGATCAAGGAGGTCGGCAAGGGCGACATGTTCAACCCCTTCATCGGCCTGCTGAAAGCGGGTTACGGCACGCTGGCTTACCGCGACGAGTGGAACCTGTTCGACAACATCATCGTTTCGGAGAACCTCGCCACCGGTTCCACGGGCAGCCTGAAAATCCAGCCCGCCGGCAACTCGAAGTTCTACGGCGGCATCTTCCGCCGTCCCTACATGATCCAGAAGGAGGGCCAGTACAAGGGCTATCCGCTGCGTACGTTCGTGGGCAACGATTTCCAGGGCGGTTTCAGCGACCACTTCCCCGTATATATCTACATCGCCAAATAA